The proteins below are encoded in one region of Paenibacillus albus:
- a CDS encoding response regulator, producing MIKVIIVEDEMLVRIGLKNSIDWAKLGMEVIADLSNGQAAWEFYNEVKPDLILTDIRMPNMDGMQLISLIRETDAKTKIIILTAYEEFDLVKKAIRSGVTDYILKFKMSIDEMESVLRKVQTELQSESSLVSSAKQQDGQALAALDKTSLKETAMKDYLSYGRYSDAEFAEITKKLNFRIQPERLLLCVMEIDNFERMEKSLMTTMVI from the coding sequence ATGATAAAAGTCATCATTGTCGAAGATGAGATGCTGGTACGAATCGGACTGAAAAACTCGATCGACTGGGCGAAGCTGGGTATGGAAGTGATCGCCGACCTCTCTAACGGTCAAGCAGCCTGGGAGTTCTACAATGAGGTGAAGCCTGACCTTATTCTGACGGATATCCGAATGCCGAATATGGACGGTATGCAGCTGATCTCGCTCATCCGGGAGACCGATGCCAAAACAAAAATCATTATTCTCACCGCGTACGAGGAGTTCGACTTGGTCAAGAAGGCGATTCGCTCCGGCGTCACCGACTATATTCTCAAGTTCAAAATGTCCATCGACGAGATGGAGTCCGTGCTGCGGAAAGTACAGACGGAGCTGCAATCGGAGAGCAGCCTCGTTTCTTCGGCGAAGCAGCAAGACGGGCAAGCCTTGGCAGCCTTGGACAAGACAAGCCTTAAGGAAACCGCGATGAAGGATTACTTGTCCTATGGTCGGTACTCGGACGCAGAATTCGCTGAAATAACGAAGAAACTCAACTTTCGGATCCAGCCCGAGCGGCTGCTCCTATGCGTCATGGAGATTGACAACTTCGAGCGGATGGAAAAAAGTTTAATGACAACCATGGTAATCTGA
- a CDS encoding helix-turn-helix transcriptional regulator: protein MSELLAGNDRGEVIYEKDAKYILVFSFHDVVSEQRIYQQLQDILSHIGSVIRTYLNASVTFGISTIQTGYSALKQLYQEGAGALEQRFILGSERYIRWDSAKSHSLPSIVGAKLERMLQESKPFNDRHAKEIESGTQSLVRLERIGKLHVQTMMIRWIHWPTVNLISDDISAMALDYAGQIHQSATLDEAIAIFQRYLLEIMNYNEKKKYLSKEIAEAIKFIREHYDQELSLQQIADQVRMNPSYLSRLFKKELQMSFVEYLNSFRIDMAKSLLLNTHLKSYEIAQKTGYWDDSYFSRTFKK, encoded by the coding sequence GTGAGCGAGCTGCTCGCAGGAAACGACCGCGGAGAAGTGATTTACGAGAAAGATGCGAAATATATTCTGGTTTTCAGCTTTCACGATGTCGTCAGCGAACAAAGGATATACCAGCAGCTGCAGGATATCCTCTCGCATATCGGCAGCGTGATCCGAACTTACCTTAACGCTTCCGTCACGTTCGGTATTAGCACGATTCAAACCGGTTACTCGGCGCTGAAGCAGCTGTACCAAGAAGGCGCGGGCGCTCTGGAGCAGCGCTTCATTCTTGGAAGTGAACGATACATACGCTGGGATTCAGCGAAATCGCATTCTCTTCCAAGCATCGTGGGAGCCAAGCTCGAGAGGATGCTCCAGGAATCGAAGCCGTTCAACGATAGGCATGCCAAAGAAATCGAATCGGGCACACAATCGCTCGTTCGTCTTGAACGAATCGGCAAGCTGCATGTTCAAACGATGATGATTAGGTGGATTCATTGGCCGACCGTGAATTTGATTTCCGATGATATTTCCGCAATGGCGCTTGATTACGCCGGACAAATTCATCAGAGCGCAACATTGGACGAAGCCATAGCGATTTTCCAGCGGTATTTGCTCGAAATCATGAACTATAACGAGAAGAAGAAATATCTGAGCAAAGAAATCGCCGAAGCCATTAAATTTATACGGGAGCATTACGACCAAGAGCTGTCACTTCAACAAATTGCGGATCAGGTCAGGATGAATCCGAGCTACCTAAGCAGGCTGTTTAAGAAAGAACTGCAAATGAGCTTTGTCGAGTATTTGAACAGCTTCCGGATCGACATGGCGAAGAGTCTATTGCTCAATACTCATCTGAAATCCTACGAAATCGCTCAAAAAACCGGCTACTGGGACGACAGTTATTTCAGCCGTACGTTCAAAAAATGA
- a CDS encoding cache domain-containing sensor histidine kinase, with amino-acid sequence MAIFKLKKRGSLANQLVLSFLVIFLIIFSISSLFAYLRILGILKDNAKETTLRQFKQYDYNLTSFANEVDQLSRLLVLDSELYNLINYKSKPELDRVLQVGLAFRNFTQILSDYKYIKEISFYGDDGFAIRTTAQSNEILVDAKDKVNKFYQSKIYEKSVSGGQKLVWLGGFTDQDFVISDGLSASPEAAKPVAYISAARSFFSNNQAGTLVINVDMKYFTDIYNHANDISSNELYLIDEKGKIVSDSNEASIGESGMAPSQPQVSASSDIKFSSEERSGKQIMSYRIDSLGWELINEIPVSAFISDALALRTIVLTMFVFSLVSAAVLSRFWILKVTKPLNSLTNVVRKMGQGNLGLTLDLEMRNELGILITQFNKMSKNIYDLMEQKETIQEEKRMIEIGALQSQINPHFFYNSLNTIKWMAIMAKADNIVESITTLGDYLQPMFSKGMFCTIQEEIDYIENYTKIMNYRMAGGIKVVHRIPLGLREYRMLRFLLQPLIENAITHGLKNRSGGVISITAEERGNEILWSIQDNGEGMTEARLQEVRRSLVNWDGEAWDERKGIGLYNTNRRLQLHFGEHYSIHIESKPQEGTELTFGIPKVLKS; translated from the coding sequence ATGGCCATCTTTAAGCTGAAGAAGAGGGGTTCGCTTGCGAATCAATTGGTGCTTTCTTTTCTTGTCATCTTCCTGATTATTTTTTCCATTAGCTCGCTCTTCGCCTATTTAAGGATATTGGGCATTCTGAAGGACAACGCGAAAGAGACGACGCTAAGGCAGTTTAAGCAATACGACTACAACCTCACGTCATTCGCGAACGAAGTAGATCAATTGTCCCGACTGCTTGTCCTCGATTCCGAGCTGTACAATTTGATCAATTACAAGAGCAAGCCCGAGCTGGACCGCGTCCTGCAGGTCGGACTCGCTTTTCGCAATTTCACGCAAATTCTGTCCGACTACAAATATATCAAAGAGATCAGCTTCTACGGTGATGACGGCTTCGCCATTCGCACGACCGCGCAGAGCAACGAGATTCTTGTCGATGCGAAGGATAAGGTGAACAAGTTCTATCAATCCAAAATCTACGAGAAGTCGGTATCCGGAGGACAGAAGCTGGTGTGGTTAGGCGGTTTCACCGATCAGGATTTCGTGATATCGGACGGATTATCTGCATCTCCGGAAGCTGCAAAGCCCGTAGCTTACATCTCAGCGGCTCGCAGCTTCTTCTCGAATAATCAAGCCGGTACGCTGGTCATCAACGTGGATATGAAGTATTTCACGGATATTTATAACCATGCGAACGACATCAGCAGCAACGAGCTCTATCTGATTGACGAGAAAGGGAAGATCGTTTCCGATAGCAACGAAGCGAGTATAGGCGAATCAGGGATGGCCCCTTCGCAACCGCAAGTCTCTGCGAGCAGCGACATTAAATTTTCCAGCGAAGAACGAAGCGGCAAGCAAATCATGTCCTATCGGATCGATAGTTTAGGCTGGGAATTAATTAACGAAATACCCGTAAGCGCTTTCATAAGCGATGCTCTAGCGTTAAGAACGATCGTGCTGACGATGTTTGTTTTTAGCTTAGTATCGGCTGCCGTTCTTTCGAGATTCTGGATTCTGAAAGTCACGAAGCCGCTCAACAGTTTAACGAACGTGGTCCGTAAGATGGGGCAAGGAAATTTGGGGCTGACGCTTGACCTCGAGATGAGGAACGAGCTCGGAATCTTGATCACGCAATTCAACAAAATGTCGAAGAACATATACGATTTAATGGAGCAGAAGGAAACCATTCAAGAAGAGAAGAGAATGATCGAGATCGGTGCGCTGCAATCCCAAATCAATCCCCATTTCTTCTATAACTCCCTGAATACGATCAAGTGGATGGCTATCATGGCAAAAGCGGACAATATCGTGGAAAGCATTACGACGCTTGGCGATTATTTGCAGCCCATGTTCAGCAAAGGCATGTTCTGTACGATCCAAGAGGAAATCGACTATATCGAGAACTATACCAAGATCATGAACTATCGAATGGCAGGCGGCATTAAAGTCGTGCACCGAATCCCCTTGGGTTTAAGAGAATACCGGATGTTGCGGTTTCTGCTGCAGCCACTTATCGAGAACGCGATTACACACGGGTTGAAAAACCGCAGCGGCGGCGTCATCAGCATAACGGCGGAAGAACGGGGCAACGAGATTCTATGGAGTATTCAGGATAACGGGGAAGGCATGACCGAAGCCAGACTGCAGGAAGTAAGGAGATCACTCGTGAATTGGGACGGCGAGGCTTGGGACGAAAGAAAAGGAATCGGTTTGTACAATACGAACCGCAGGCTTCAGCTTCACTTCGGCGAGCATTACAGCATTCATATCGAGAGCAAACCGCAAGAAGGGACCGAACTGACGTTTGGGATTCCAAAAGTGCTAAAATCGTAA
- a CDS encoding ABC transporter permease subunit, with amino-acid sequence MTYKSNKTGWRYFLIAMPFMIYVTAFYFVPLFGWIYSFYNYNPALSFSQLQFVGFDNFMKMYNEWSEIYRVLKNTLAMSVLSILVTPLPLVAAIMLNEVKHDKFKRFIQTVTTLPNFISWIVVFALTFAVFSNEGLYYTLLRNLHLDVPVIGIMGNNGATWFFQLGLSVWKGIGWTMIIYIAAIAGIDNEQYEAARIDGAGKFGLMRHITIPGLAPTFFVLLLLQISNLLNNGFDQYFVFYNSLVADKIEVLDFYIYKVGWLVSDYSYATVLGMVKSLLGIALLFAVNYLSRKTKGESLL; translated from the coding sequence ATGACCTATAAGTCCAATAAAACGGGATGGAGATATTTTTTGATCGCCATGCCTTTCATGATTTATGTAACCGCTTTCTACTTCGTTCCGTTATTCGGTTGGATTTATTCGTTCTACAACTATAATCCGGCGCTTAGCTTCTCGCAGCTCCAATTCGTAGGCTTCGATAATTTTATGAAAATGTACAACGAATGGAGCGAAATTTATCGGGTTCTCAAAAACACGCTAGCGATGAGCGTTCTCTCAATCTTGGTGACACCGCTGCCTCTAGTCGCGGCTATCATGCTGAATGAAGTCAAGCACGATAAGTTCAAGCGATTTATACAGACGGTAACGACGCTTCCGAATTTCATAAGCTGGATCGTCGTATTCGCGTTAACGTTCGCCGTCTTCTCGAACGAAGGTCTCTACTATACGCTGCTTCGAAACTTGCATCTTGACGTCCCGGTTATCGGAATCATGGGCAATAATGGGGCGACTTGGTTCTTCCAGCTTGGGCTATCCGTGTGGAAGGGCATCGGATGGACGATGATTATCTATATCGCAGCAATTGCGGGGATCGACAACGAACAATACGAGGCGGCACGCATAGACGGCGCGGGCAAATTCGGATTAATGCGCCATATTACGATTCCGGGGCTTGCTCCTACTTTCTTCGTTCTCCTATTATTACAGATCAGCAATTTGCTGAATAACGGCTTCGATCAATACTTCGTTTTCTACAACTCGCTCGTCGCAGATAAGATCGAAGTGCTAGATTTCTATATTTACAAGGTCGGCTGGCTGGTCAGCGATTACTCTTACGCTACCGTGCTGGGAATGGTGAAATCACTGCTTGGCATCGCTCTGTTGTTCGCGGTCAACTATCTCTCCAGGAAAACGAAGGGAGAGTCGCTGCTATGA
- a CDS encoding carbohydrate ABC transporter permease, which translates to MINKYQGSLSERLFDWFNYVFMALFSLVCIYPFYYVLIYSISNPRLASKGIYFFPAEFDFDSYIKVLSLNTIPHAFLVSLEKTVIFTVLCVYFSSMLAFLFTKRVMPFRKTMYRFVISSMYLNSGLIPWYITMKTYGLRDSFLLYVLPGIINAFYIILIKTYIEQMPSSLEESAQMDGAGFLTIFNRIIFPLSRPIVATVAVYASVGCWNTWIDNYLLVDNEKLQTIQVILFAYLNEAQGMATDLMTMVTNANSGRQLQLSPETIKMSITVISVLPIILVYPFLQKNFIKGIMLGAVKG; encoded by the coding sequence ATGATAAACAAATACCAGGGCTCCTTATCGGAACGATTGTTTGATTGGTTCAACTACGTATTTATGGCCTTGTTCTCCTTAGTCTGCATCTATCCGTTCTATTACGTGCTCATATACTCGATCAGTAATCCGAGACTCGCTTCGAAAGGCATATATTTCTTTCCCGCCGAATTCGATTTTGACAGCTATATTAAAGTCCTCAGCTTGAACACAATCCCGCACGCCTTTCTAGTTTCCTTGGAGAAAACGGTTATTTTCACCGTATTATGTGTCTACTTCTCATCGATGTTAGCCTTTCTGTTCACGAAACGAGTGATGCCTTTTCGTAAAACGATGTATCGTTTCGTCATCTCATCCATGTATCTGAATTCGGGCTTGATCCCGTGGTACATTACGATGAAAACCTACGGGCTCCGCGATTCCTTCCTACTCTACGTCTTGCCGGGCATCATTAACGCCTTCTATATCATTCTGATAAAAACCTATATCGAACAAATGCCTTCTTCGTTGGAAGAGTCGGCGCAAATGGATGGCGCGGGTTTTCTGACCATCTTCAATCGGATTATATTCCCATTGTCCAGACCAATCGTTGCGACGGTTGCCGTCTACGCCTCCGTAGGCTGCTGGAATACTTGGATCGATAATTACCTGCTCGTCGATAACGAGAAGCTGCAGACCATTCAGGTCATACTGTTCGCCTATCTGAACGAAGCGCAGGGCATGGCGACTGATCTGATGACGATGGTGACGAATGCGAATTCAGGCAGGCAGCTTCAGCTCTCGCCGGAAACGATCAAAATGAGCATCACTGTCATTTCGGTGCTTCCGATTATTCTTGTATATCCGTTTCTGCAGAAGAATTTCATCAAAGGAATCATGCTTGGAGCAGTAAAAGGTTGA
- a CDS encoding type 2 periplasmic-binding domain-containing protein, protein MSILKKRTSLIAIMLMMALLLLSACSGNKEDNNTSSTAANETNNANKAPAANETNNTDKAPAANESNATTDNSAAAADSDYPVLPRDPITLKVFIGGADTDKGIWNTTIAKEIQKKLGITLDFITGDDVKAKTMIAGGDLPDVIMTVGSVSALVNSMIQGGQVIPLDDLIDKYGPNIKKYTPGALEIMKKVASNNTDKVYFLPVRVSKANDASMAKDGFVGFYTRWDLYKGIGAPVMNNEDDFLKVNKEMQDKYPTTKDGKKTYAFSAWGGELFPYIISYPHAMGWSNWLSDTSVNATTGDVSYNFTEKDGVFWQGIKFFNKAYRMGIFDPEGITQKIDQYIAKLNSGQVFNSAASFWMGGNELIKNTGNDNAQLLQLPGPFPGYLYLYPIENPGGNSLSPAHAITKANKYPERTMELFNYLSGTEGGRLLYTGVKGVDWDVVDGKPKLIGKMANPSDPGYSDYLKSVGTEKLNRLAGLIESYPAEDGYPLDLKINIDPNTVTKAEKELAQQFGADLYPGQVYDKLVKEGKGIVNTTYFPFTAFVKQPSEQTAQTLVKAEQYFMANVAKYIMAKDDAAFEAAQNKAIDDFNAMGVDKAYDEFRKLVDDAKEFAKTVKLDQ, encoded by the coding sequence ATGTCAATCTTGAAAAAAAGAACGAGTTTGATTGCGATCATGCTCATGATGGCACTTCTCCTGTTATCGGCATGCTCCGGTAATAAAGAAGACAACAATACCTCTTCGACTGCGGCAAACGAAACGAACAATGCGAACAAGGCACCGGCCGCAAACGAAACGAACAATACGGACAAAGCGCCAGCTGCGAACGAATCAAACGCCACGACAGACAACTCGGCAGCAGCTGCGGACTCGGACTATCCCGTTCTTCCCAGGGACCCGATTACGTTAAAAGTATTTATCGGCGGAGCGGATACCGATAAGGGGATTTGGAACACGACCATCGCCAAAGAAATCCAGAAAAAGCTCGGCATCACGCTCGATTTCATCACAGGTGACGACGTGAAAGCGAAGACGATGATCGCAGGTGGCGACTTGCCCGACGTCATCATGACAGTCGGCTCCGTATCGGCTTTGGTCAATTCCATGATTCAAGGCGGCCAAGTCATTCCACTCGATGACTTGATCGATAAATACGGTCCGAACATTAAGAAGTACACGCCAGGCGCGCTGGAAATCATGAAGAAAGTCGCGAGCAATAACACGGACAAGGTATATTTCCTGCCGGTTCGAGTGAGCAAAGCCAATGATGCGAGCATGGCCAAGGACGGCTTCGTAGGATTTTACACGAGATGGGATTTATACAAAGGAATCGGCGCTCCGGTCATGAATAACGAAGACGATTTCCTGAAGGTCAATAAAGAAATGCAAGATAAGTACCCGACAACCAAGGACGGCAAGAAAACATATGCCTTCTCCGCATGGGGAGGAGAGCTATTCCCATACATTATTTCGTACCCTCACGCGATGGGGTGGAGCAACTGGCTCTCGGATACTTCAGTAAACGCGACAACCGGCGATGTTTCATACAATTTCACTGAGAAAGACGGCGTGTTCTGGCAAGGTATCAAGTTCTTTAATAAAGCATACCGCATGGGCATCTTCGATCCCGAAGGCATTACGCAGAAGATCGACCAGTACATTGCTAAGCTCAACTCAGGTCAAGTGTTCAATTCGGCCGCCAGCTTCTGGATGGGCGGCAATGAATTGATCAAGAATACCGGCAACGATAACGCGCAATTGCTGCAATTGCCTGGTCCGTTCCCTGGGTACTTGTACTTGTATCCGATTGAGAATCCGGGTGGAAACAGCTTATCGCCTGCCCATGCGATTACGAAGGCGAATAAATACCCGGAACGCACGATGGAATTGTTTAATTACCTGAGCGGAACAGAAGGCGGAAGGCTGCTCTATACCGGCGTCAAAGGCGTCGATTGGGACGTCGTGGACGGCAAGCCGAAGCTGATCGGCAAGATGGCGAATCCATCTGATCCGGGCTATTCCGATTACTTAAAGAGCGTAGGCACTGAGAAGCTCAATCGGTTGGCTGGTCTAATCGAGAGCTACCCTGCGGAAGACGGATATCCGCTCGATCTCAAGATCAACATCGATCCGAATACGGTTACGAAAGCAGAGAAGGAGCTTGCTCAGCAGTTCGGAGCCGATCTGTACCCCGGACAGGTGTACGACAAACTGGTTAAAGAAGGAAAAGGCATTGTGAACACGACTTACTTCCCGTTCACCGCGTTCGTCAAGCAGCCTTCCGAGCAAACGGCGCAGACGCTTGTCAAGGCGGAGCAATACTTCATGGCGAACGTCGCGAAATATATTATGGCTAAGGACGATGCGGCATTCGAAGCTGCGCAGAACAAAGCTATTGATGATTTCAACGCGATGGGCGTGGACAAAGCGTATGACGAATTCCGCAAGCTAGTGGACGACGCGAAGGAGTTTGCAAAGACAGTCAAATTGGATCAATAA
- a CDS encoding alpha-galactosidase → MTVQSNVIFADLEKKRFQYGSNLAIYTETLVDGRLLVCGFQDNGITIYELSDLKDKSSFDLVVDGESLYFGWELEDFVTQEDEIGNVHGTLTLKNSIKPILLKITTSCCGFGFFKRSMVIKNLSDDEMIGLTSMTPLKSCIWNITDNLADNLRDYSISPYSVGRFKDLYWSHEGNFDWQDIPLNTGVFFQSTFGMSGHSSPFFILRNNLNGGYFVCQMGWSSNWKMAFFADYFNDGRLPMKVNLNLEIMPVTPAPARLIAPGEAIETPVVHFGMSHTDLDTAIQSLHLHLRKSVLRQVGDGLQPVIYNQAGYMQPGFKQPQMSEEGLKREADIAEAIGAELLMVDAGWYGKNGQEGTDWGNTTGDWFPADGLPNDLFPVFEYARSKGLKVGLWVEAETAGSKSKLAEEHPDWFLHKYDSKFDRVLDLAKPQVKAFVESEIVRLIEKYELDMFRLDYNSSSNDGGFNEQDGRYENTHWKQVEAIYEIFERVGRRFPNLQLENCASGGGRTDVGMVSRFTTTWVSDWFKMPRTVRILNGMSMALPPEYINRSTGIESSYAGNLDTQLHVIIMAHPTLFGITPSLEQANPAIKAVTRKYIEIYKNFIRTFHRTATVYHHTPVIPGADGSGWAALEYVSEDRKKAVAAVFRLMNVEENVYTLKFRGLNKKASYHVKVEPEGSEFMLHGYALSRDGLEIKLDTALTSQLIMLTETE, encoded by the coding sequence TTGACGGTTCAATCCAATGTCATATTCGCGGACTTAGAGAAGAAACGGTTCCAGTACGGATCAAACCTCGCGATATATACGGAGACTCTCGTGGACGGCAGACTTCTGGTATGTGGATTTCAGGACAACGGCATCACCATCTACGAACTCAGCGATTTGAAGGATAAGTCCTCGTTCGATCTCGTCGTAGACGGCGAATCACTCTATTTCGGCTGGGAGCTGGAGGACTTCGTCACCCAGGAAGATGAGATCGGAAACGTACACGGAACATTGACATTGAAGAATTCGATTAAGCCGATTCTATTGAAAATCACCACGAGCTGCTGTGGATTCGGATTCTTCAAGCGATCTATGGTAATAAAGAATCTTTCTGACGACGAGATGATCGGACTTACGAGCATGACGCCTTTAAAGAGCTGCATTTGGAACATCACCGACAATTTGGCGGATAATTTGAGAGATTATTCTATCTCTCCTTACTCAGTTGGACGTTTCAAAGATTTGTACTGGTCGCACGAAGGAAACTTCGATTGGCAGGATATTCCCTTGAATACCGGCGTGTTCTTTCAATCGACATTCGGCATGAGCGGGCACAGCAGTCCATTCTTCATCCTTCGCAACAATCTGAACGGCGGCTACTTCGTTTGCCAGATGGGCTGGTCCTCCAATTGGAAAATGGCTTTCTTCGCGGATTACTTCAACGACGGGCGGCTGCCCATGAAGGTTAACTTGAATCTCGAGATCATGCCGGTAACTCCGGCACCTGCCAGACTCATCGCGCCGGGCGAAGCGATTGAAACGCCTGTCGTCCATTTCGGCATGAGCCATACGGATTTGGATACGGCGATCCAGAGCCTCCATTTGCATTTGCGGAAGAGCGTCTTGCGACAAGTCGGAGACGGCTTGCAGCCGGTTATCTATAACCAAGCCGGTTATATGCAGCCGGGATTTAAACAGCCGCAGATGAGCGAGGAGGGATTGAAGCGGGAAGCGGATATTGCAGAGGCGATAGGCGCGGAGCTGCTGATGGTAGATGCGGGATGGTATGGGAAGAACGGTCAAGAGGGAACGGATTGGGGCAATACGACAGGCGATTGGTTTCCCGCAGACGGCCTTCCGAACGATCTGTTTCCCGTCTTCGAATATGCTCGGTCTAAGGGCTTGAAAGTCGGTTTATGGGTTGAGGCGGAAACGGCAGGCTCCAAATCGAAGCTTGCCGAAGAACATCCGGATTGGTTCCTCCATAAATACGACAGCAAATTCGATCGCGTACTCGATTTGGCGAAGCCGCAGGTCAAAGCATTCGTGGAATCAGAGATCGTCAGGCTCATAGAGAAATACGAGCTGGATATGTTCCGCTTGGATTACAATTCGAGCTCGAACGACGGCGGATTTAATGAGCAGGACGGACGTTACGAGAATACGCATTGGAAGCAAGTAGAAGCCATCTACGAAATTTTTGAGCGTGTCGGCAGGCGTTTCCCGAATTTGCAGCTGGAGAACTGCGCAAGCGGAGGAGGGAGAACAGATGTCGGCATGGTCAGCCGGTTCACGACGACCTGGGTTTCGGACTGGTTCAAGATGCCGAGAACGGTTCGAATATTGAACGGGATGAGCATGGCGCTACCGCCTGAATATATCAACCGCTCGACCGGAATCGAGAGCTCGTATGCCGGGAATCTCGATACCCAGCTGCATGTAATTATCATGGCACATCCGACTTTGTTCGGGATCACGCCTTCCTTGGAGCAAGCGAATCCGGCCATTAAGGCAGTGACTCGGAAGTATATCGAGATCTACAAAAATTTTATTCGTACCTTTCATCGAACGGCGACAGTCTATCATCATACCCCGGTCATCCCCGGAGCGGACGGCAGCGGATGGGCGGCACTCGAGTATGTATCGGAGGACAGGAAGAAAGCTGTCGCCGCGGTATTCCGGCTCATGAACGTGGAAGAAAACGTCTATACGCTCAAATTCAGAGGTTTGAATAAAAAAGCGAGTTACCATGTGAAAGTGGAGCCGGAAGGCAGCGAGTTCATGCTTCATGGCTATGCGTTATCCAGAGATGGCCTCGAGATTAAGCTGGATACGGCTTTAACATCGCAGTTGATCATGCTGACGGAAACGGAATAA
- a CDS encoding SGNH/GDSL hydrolase family protein, giving the protein MAEYGKSDGRAFRVCYGHDSRGRSKIVHESKLSYSRRRHGLPSGWNGEDIRGSGGMPYQRMVPGSLQVYTKDRTKRYIANRDYTYDSYWGTIKRHPEGTIDAGEVLSLDYAVWLCRYDAIVLLADGTIRVVEGDSEAPESRELLLPEPPEVREGFVLAHVFTGWGQTSVYGGGSVVSTNRSEASDSLAVPRLAGRYVDMEEREYIIAVSADQEHEEDVRSRPTYKARIAATGADYGMDESLTLAALRWTEDVPLRSDRNLPLLLQSAYQFPVSWGLELDFSSLWQAEGADLAGEYRVRAYPEMIFDRREALGGSNPVASIPLEQREHLDGFRKKLASGASLRIAFFGASNARSGLWPYWLMKSLRDTYPQSTISTSSITYGGEEMRHGQHRFRSEVVPVTPDLIIIEYFINDVCHGDIDETEQAARYILSSIRDEGIPCILLTNNGANPLFSKHGASANFQKYHDLYRSLAAEYGVAFVGGYSYFSKLHEYGKYFITELKGNMVNHPYGLVDRNWGLFDPVLCNAILTMLE; this is encoded by the coding sequence ATGGCTGAATACGGGAAGTCAGATGGTCGAGCTTTCAGAGTCTGTTACGGTCACGATTCGCGAGGCCGGTCAAAGATCGTTCATGAATCAAAACTATCGTATTCAAGGCGAAGGCACGGTCTCCCCAGCGGGTGGAACGGCGAGGACATTCGCGGCAGCGGCGGGATGCCGTATCAGCGTATGGTGCCGGGATCCTTACAGGTGTACACGAAGGATAGAACCAAACGATATATCGCGAATAGAGATTATACGTACGACAGCTATTGGGGAACGATTAAACGCCATCCCGAAGGGACAATTGATGCGGGCGAAGTGCTGTCGTTGGATTACGCGGTGTGGTTATGCCGTTATGATGCCATCGTCCTGTTAGCAGACGGGACGATCCGAGTCGTCGAAGGGGATAGTGAAGCGCCGGAATCGCGTGAGCTTCTGCTCCCCGAGCCGCCGGAGGTTCGGGAAGGCTTCGTGCTTGCGCATGTGTTTACCGGCTGGGGACAAACGAGCGTTTACGGCGGAGGGAGCGTCGTTTCCACGAACCGATCGGAAGCGTCTGATTCGCTGGCGGTTCCAAGGCTAGCCGGGCGTTATGTGGATATGGAGGAACGAGAATACATCATTGCTGTGTCGGCGGACCAAGAGCATGAGGAGGATGTGCGATCCAGACCAACCTATAAGGCGCGAATTGCAGCGACAGGTGCCGATTACGGCATGGACGAGAGCTTAACGCTAGCTGCGCTCCGATGGACGGAGGATGTGCCGCTGCGCAGCGATAGAAACTTGCCGCTGTTGCTGCAATCCGCCTATCAATTCCCGGTGAGCTGGGGCTTGGAGCTCGATTTCTCGTCTTTGTGGCAAGCGGAAGGCGCAGACTTGGCGGGAGAGTATCGGGTTCGAGCTTATCCGGAAATGATTTTCGACAGAAGAGAAGCACTTGGCGGAAGTAATCCGGTGGCATCTATTCCTTTGGAACAACGGGAGCATTTGGACGGATTTCGGAAAAAGCTGGCTTCTGGTGCTTCACTGAGAATCGCTTTCTTCGGCGCAAGCAATGCGCGAAGCGGCTTGTGGCCGTATTGGTTGATGAAGAGCTTAAGAGACACCTATCCTCAATCTACAATCTCTACTTCTTCCATTACCTATGGCGGTGAAGAAATGCGTCATGGCCAGCATCGCTTTCGCAGCGAGGTCGTGCCGGTTACGCCGGACTTGATCATTATCGAATATTTCATCAACGATGTCTGCCATGGCGATATCGATGAGACCGAGCAGGCAGCCCGCTATATTTTGAGCAGCATTCGGGACGAGGGCATTCCGTGTATCCTCCTGACGAACAATGGAGCGAATCCGCTTTTCTCGAAACACGGAGCATCCGCAAACTTTCAAAAGTATCATGATCTCTACCGCAGTCTGGCTGCCGAATATGGGGTCGCTTTCGTCGGAGGTTACTCGTATTTCAGTAAGCTGCATGAGTATGGAAAATATTTCATTACGGAATTGAAAGGCAACATGGTCAACCATCCCTACGGGTTGGTCGATCGGAACTGGGGGCTATTCGATCCGGTGTTATGCAATGCCATTCTAACCATGCTCGAATAA